In Haemorhous mexicanus isolate bHaeMex1 chromosome 6, bHaeMex1.pri, whole genome shotgun sequence, a single window of DNA contains:
- the NKX2-8 gene encoding homeobox protein Nkx-2.8, with protein MATSGRISFTVRSILDLPEQDANSIKEASDHRHSAENYTGSPYRGWIETDRNHYPSSDESGPEMSLPDSTQRSLPARGSEAEEKKKKRRVLFSKAQTLELERRFRQQRYLSAPEREQLARLLSLTPTQVKIWFQNHRYKMKRARSEGPGSPQPRPPALLRRVVVPVLVRDGEPCGGCPSSPPAPTTRPKLGCALAGCSAQAALALQGYRACPPAAALGVFPAYQHLAHPAVVSWGW; from the exons ATGGCCACATCTGGGAGGATCAGTTTTACAGTGAGGAGCATTTTGGATTTACCAGAGCAGGATGCTAATAGCATAAAGGAAGCCTCTGACCATCGCCACTCAGCGGAGAACTACACCGGCTCGCCGTATCGAGGGTGGATAGAAACAGACAGAAATCACTATCCCT CTTCCGACGAGAGCGGCCCGGAGATGAGCTTGCCCGACTCCACCCAAAGGTCGCTCCCCGCCCGCGGTTCGGAGGCcgaggaaaagaagaagaagcGGCGGGTGCTCTTCTCCAAGGCGCAGACGCTGGAGCTAGAGCGGCGGTTCCGGCAGCAGCGGTACCTTTCGGCGCCGGAGCGGGAGCAGCTGGCCCGACTGCTGAGCCTCACCCCCACACAGGTGAAGATCTGGTTCCAGAACCACCGCTACAAGATGAAGCGGGCGCGAAGCGAGGGCCCCGGCAGCCCCCagccgcgcccgcccgcccTGCTGCGCCGGGTGGTGGTGCCGGTGCTGGTGCGGGACGGGGAGCCCTGCGGCGGCTGCCCCTCCAGCCCACCGGCTCCCACGACGCGCCCCAAACTGGGCTGCGCCCTGGCGGGATGCAGCGCCCAGGCCGCCCTCGCCCTGCAGGGCTACCGAGCCTGCCCGCCCGCCGCGGCCCTCGGCGTCTTCCCCGCGTACCAGCACTTAGCGCACCCCGCCGTCGTCTCCTGGGGATGGTGA